The Phaseolus vulgaris cultivar G19833 chromosome 10, P. vulgaris v2.0, whole genome shotgun sequence DNA window gcttatgggacattttggggtagctaagactttagaaacattgcatgaacatttcttttcgcctcacatgcgcaaatccgtacataccttctgtgataaatgtatagcatgtaggaagactaaatctaaggtccaaccccatggtttatatacccctctgcctatccctacaatgcgttgggttgatatttctatggattttatcttaggattgcccaagacatcgaagggtaaggattccatctttgtggtagtggaccgtttttctaaaatggctcattttattccatgccacaaagtggatgatgcatgacgtattgcaaatctcttcttcaaggaagttgttcgtttacatggacttcctagaagtatagtatccgatagggattctaagttcttaagtcacttttggaggaccttatgggggaaacttggcaccaaacttctgttttctactacttgccaccctCAAACTGATGGCCAAActgaagtggttaatagaactttggctCAATTAttgcgatgctttatttccgggaatccaagggcttgggaggatttactacctcatgttcagtttgcttataatagggtagtaaattccaccactaaccattctccttttgagtttgtttatgggtttaatcccctcacatctctagatcttcttcccattcctgtacttgatgaggttctatgcaaagacagttttgaaaaggcttcttttattaaggattttcataaccgcatcaagttacaaattgagaagaaagttggtaagtatgctgacactgccaaccaaaggagaaaggcattaatctttgagcccggcgattgggtttggcttcatttgagaaaggatagatttccttctttaaggaagtccaaacttatgcctcgtggtgatggccctttccaagtcatcaagaggattaatgataatgcctatgagttagatatgcctactacttatcttggtagtaattctttcaatgttactgatctcactccttttgatgcaggtttcccaaattcgtggacgaattctctccaacccggggagtatgatggaaaccaagtagaggatgctcaagcccatgaagcccaagcccaacaaggggcccaagcccaatgAATCattaggagcatggcaagagctttgggacaagagtatcaaaagatggctcttcttatttcttttatagagtacgggtgcggatgtaataaattGGTGTGAAattagtaagggatgctagggggagtgtagatatgagataggaggtgccaaactaggaaggaaagtcacacttccttcatgcactagttggtgccgaatttgagtgtcatttaggggcacatttgcatttgattagcttagcatttcagcaccttataggctataaataaaggtgatgcccttgtacaaatcagatttggaaattataaatagagaaactatactcaagtttagagagaaattgtgagtcttgttgtcttcttcttcctttgccttatcttgtgtgccaatggtgagcttcaagtggcggcaacctttcacttatcttggaacaaggctccaagtggcgtgaatgcaaTTCCAaagtctcaaatccagcaagcttcactccataagtgttcattctttcatctcttgcaatttcattcggtagtttccAATGTTTAGTGTTCTTCATTCTTTTTCACCGATTAACTTTGTGTTTCGTAGCTTAGctttcaatttctgttcggttttcatttgttgttcttcaattcttgttgtttgattccatttgacaatatatggacttccatatgagcttaggtcggtgcaaagtcttggtgagttcgtgaattagaacattgatccaattctaagtaaagtgccaattcatgaccaactcaagttgctcctaaaaatgttaaagaatcatgtattcttgttattacATTCACATCAGGCGGTGAGGACTTAAAAGCTTAAACTTGCACCTACGTTTCGAGAGTTTTGTACTGGATGCATGCGATTTGGATTTTCCATTTTTAATCTTGCCCCactaattttgaaaaacaaacagcatgcaaacttaataactgggaaactttgataaacttcgaaaccttctttattgggtggcctcattataAACCCTTCtcagggaaaaagagtgcccccttgaaaaattgCTTAAACTGATACATCTTAAACTGTTGGAGTTtattgctacttacaatgccttaactgtagtaaaacttgaggtgggtggcgttccaagtgcgagggatcgcccctccctccagcgtctccaagcggtagacGTCGTTCCCGAgcgcttcggttattctgaatggacctgtccacttgggtgacaatttgttttccatctcgtattggtgggccttcctcatcaccaggccgccatctctgaactgtctcgactttatcttggagttgtatttatgctcgacccttctctttaTCTTGGCCTTCACCcgcgcttcctccctgacctcgtccagcaaatccaagttcatcctcctttcttcgttcgaatctgggtgagctttcctggatttcaaccggaatcatggcatcgcatccatacactaagctaaacggggtttcgtgggttcccgattgctcagtagtatgatatgcccacactatgcggggaacctcctcagcccaggaccccttggccttttccaacctcctcttcaatcctctcagcagaacccgattagcggactccacttgcccattcgtttgcgggtgttccacgGAAGCAAAAACCTGTTGTGTCCCGAtgtcttcgcacagcttcttcaacaggtggcttgcgaactgggtcccattgtctgatactagacgcttgggcatgccaaaacgacacacaatattcttccatacgaaactctggattttgtgcgcggtgatctgggctactggttctgcttcaatccatttcgtgaagtattcgattgccacaaccaaatacttcatttgtcTGATTGCCaacgggaaaggtcccaggatgtcgattccccacgtgtggaacggccaagggctataaattgactttaactcttttgggggcgccttgtgccagtcggcgtgctgctggcattgcttgcaacgctgggcatatctcttgcaatcttccctcatcgtgggccagtaatagcctgcacggagagtccttgtcgccagcaaccgacctccaatgtggctcctgcaaattccctcatggagctcagccattatCCTCAGGCACTTCTCTCCATGTACACATACGagaagagggtgtgtaaatccAAACCTGTAGAGCTTgccgtcaataagggtaaacttgctgaagctcttctttatctttatgGCCTCTATTGAGTCAACTGGAAGCCCGCCATCCGCTAAATAGcgttggtatggcgttatccacgtgtctggctcgtggacagcgcaaacTTGCATCGATCCCACCTCTTCCGCTGGGCGCGCTCTAACCCTCGGCGTCCTCAaagtttcctgcgttagggatcTATGGCTTCTCGCCGTTCTTTCCGTCGATGTGCACACatgaagaacctggtggtctgccacgaatgctcgaggcgctttcaaggtttcttgaatgacagtcctctgtctgccccccttgcccgaactggcgagcttggctagcaagtcagcttgggcattctgctctctcggcacgtgcaccacttcaaataaAGTGAAAGATCTccttagctcttgcacgtactccaagtaggctgccatctgcgggtccttggcttggaactcgccagtcaCTTGTCCAGTGACCAACAGCGAAttgctcttggccatcagcaccttcgcccccatttcctttgccaacaagattccggcgatcaaagcctcatactctgcttgattgttgcttgctttgaaagcgaacctcagtgattgctctatcaacacgccgttgggtccttccaaaatgaccccagccccgctgcccagctggttggacgacccatcaaccgagagtacccaacgaaagtcatccttgGCGTTCTGTGCTATTtcggaggacaactcgaccacgaaatcagcgaagatttgccccttgatcgatccccggggttcatatttgatgtcgaatTCCGATAGCTcaaccgcccacttcaccatccttccggCCACATCTGGTTTCTTCAGAACCTTGTGGATTGGCAAATCAGTCATTACCAACaccgtaaagctctggaagtaatggcgcagtcttctcgccgagaatacaaccgctaacgctgccttttctagggcctggtacctcacctctgggccttgcaacactttgctaacaaaatagatgggcctTTGGACCTTATCTTGATCCTGGACAAGCACTGTACTTattgccctctcagttatggcgaAATACAGCCTGAGTGGCGTTGCGGCTTGGGGTTTGCATAgaactggtgggctcgccaaatattctttGAGCTTCACAAAGGCCttctcgcactccttcgtccaggcaaacctgttgttcctcttcaagcactggaagtatgggtggcccttctccccACTGGCCGATACAAATCGAGACAAGGCGGCCATTCGCCCGGTGAGCTGCTGTACCTCCTTCACAGTGGCGAGGCTCCTCATCACCAAAATGGcggcacacttctcggggttagcttCGATTACCCTCTCCGACAGGAGtaaccccagaaatttccctgcttctacaccaaaaacacacttctcaagattcagtttcagcttgtacctggctattgtgatgaacaactcttccaagtcggcgacgtgcttgtctttctccagggaTGTCAcaaccatgtcgtcgacgtatgcctatacattccttccgagcataggtgcaagcaccttgtccatcagcctttggtacgtggcccccgcattcttcaacccgaaaGGCATTACCCTGTAGCAGTAGCaggacctttccgtcatgaaggcggtcttctcttcgtccatggggtgcatttggatttggttgtaccccgagaaggcgtccagaaaactgagcagcttgcaccctgatgcactgtccaccagggcgtctatgcttgtcaaaggataagaatcctttggcaggccttgttcaggtctgtgaagtcgacacacatccgccattttccgctactcttcttgaccaggacaacattggcgagccattctggatattggatctccctgatgtggcctgctgtAAGGAGTTTTTGTGTCTCTTCTTTGATCGCCTGTCttttctcctcattgaactttctccttctttggcggacAGGCCTGACTTGGGGGTTCATTGCCAAGcggtggcacaagaaatcggggtcgatccccggCATGTCCGATGCAgcccacgcaaacgcatccaagTGTCTACTTATTACCTTGGCGATTTGGTCTTGCGTCTCGCTATCCAAGGTTCTCCCCAGCTTAAACACCTTGCCGCTGATCTCCTTCTCAAGCCATTCCTCCACTGGTTGAGGTTTCCTCTCGCTAGCGATCAGCGCCCTTGCGATACCTGTTTCCCTAGCGGTCTCTGAGCAGTTTCTTTCTCCTTCCAACTGAACGGCGTTCTCGGATCTCGCCTCTATATCCTCCATCGGCATGTCACCCTCAGCGACCACCTCTAATGTCGTATCCGAAACTCGCCGGGTTTCCTGCGCCGGCTCTGcgccagggggaggcgttgcggttacgtggcacacagacctcttgttcttgaggctgttttcgtaacacttcttcgcctccttttggccagagcaaatagtgatgatcagaccctccatagacggcagtttgaccttcatgtgccttgtcgaaggcacaactcccgttctgttgagcgttggccttcccaacagtatgttgtacgctgacggggcgtttacgacaagatacctgatcttctccgtTAGTGAGGCCAAACCATCAGTGAAGGTCGTCCttaactcaatataccccctcacctccactTGATCTCCGGCGAAACCGTACaggcagcccccatatggcctcagttGATCGGGGGACAGTTGTAACTTTTCGAACGTCGGccaaaacattacatctgctgagcttccttggtcgaccagcacccggtggacagtccttcccgccgttacaagcgagatcacaatagggtcgttgtcgtgaggcacaacgtccctaaggtcccccttggtgaacgtgatgtccacgtcgggtgagtgatcctcaaaaATTTCCACTGACATTACtgacctcgcgtacttcttgCGTTGCGACGCAGTGCACCCCCCGCCGGAGAATCCACcggctatggtgtggatctcaccgtgaatgggcacctcgtgctgctgcCCTCCGGTTGGGATCCTGACGCTTGGCCCGCTTGCTTCTCCTGCAAGTAATCCTTCAAAaaaccacatttgaccagctcggcgagctggtgtcccaaagccaaacacgagttgatacagtggccaaaactcttgtggaactcgcaccatgcgtctggttttggtcccAAAACCTTTTCCGTCGTTTTCTCAGGCACCTTGAGCCTGGCAGCaatgtttgggatggcgatcaaatcgGCCAACCCCATTACAAACACATACCTTGGGGGGCGATTAGTCTCTCTGGGCCGCCCTGGCCCcttgttcttatttttcttagagTCGTAAGGATGGCGCGTCCTTTGGTCCCTCTTCCCCGCTgccgcctccattaccctctgcggctggaccCTTGCTTGGGCGCGCGGTTTAGCtggggccacgtttcccctcttctcggagacttcgctctcggtggcgatgtgagccacagcacgtcgccagatttcagcaaacgtggtggggtgactcctgataagcgactcactaaagggcccaggtaacacaccctttttgaaggcatgCACAAACATTTCTTCGTCTTTTCCTGGCAAACGGACTatctgagctccgaatctgttcaggaaatccctcaaggactccccttggtactgccttatatcaaacaggtcgtaagacaccaatggtggcgccttgttcactatatactgctcgacaaacatcttggaaaactgttgaaatgtggtaatgtggccagtaggtaTGCTGACAAACCAGTCCAACGCTGTTCCACtcagagtgctcatgaacaccttacagtaaaccgcgtctgagccccccgagagcatcatctgagtatgaaacgccgtgaggtgggcttcagggtcctccaccccagtgaaagacgctttcaccGCCATAGTGTTAGccgggaccaccgagtccatgatctcttgggaaaaaggcatgggaaagctgcgtggtgggaatgggggtgcagatctgtctCCGACCGCgcgctcctcccgctcctgaagggctttgcgtagctcttcgttgatcctgttgagtTCTTCATTCCTAGCTTGCGAGGATACCAGCGCCTCATGCATCCTTTCCTAttcagaacgcgatgcagccacgttctcctgcagcgtccttctcaTGTCCATCACTTGTGTCATGGACACAGCATCCTCGTCTGTTGACGGCGCGACTGAACTGGAGCGTGTTGTCCTCATCTTTTCTCAGCAAACTcagcaactcaaagaaacttCGAACAAACGATGAAAACTCCAGGAATCGACTGCGATagcgagcagtcgaacagaaaacaccaaaacaacaacaaacacgaactatggttgggaatcaccttttatacggccccacggtgggcgccagatgatcctgccAGTTGACCTAGTGCGAgcgcgttgcctcgtcacgatcttcctcaccagtttgataccacgtgccctccaagtccacaccacaaatagcctctctgagaacctgaaacacacaaggtggcgcctctgcggccggtggcgctccgacgctcaagtcagtgacaagaacacccaaaaaactgagagaaaatatgctctgttggaccgtactaaaggcacacaaccctagtaGAATGAGCCATAATGAAAAAcctacctctgcaaattctattaagtttacctttatagctaggtttcttctctctccagtgcgttatgcttttggacgcgtggctcgcatccaaccctgcacgtgtcaccatctagGCTGGGGTTGCATGTtgtacccagccctacacgtgtcatcatctgagccaggataactcgagcgtcatttctTTGTTgctcccagccctacacgtgtcatcacctgggttggagtaactgatagcatccaaccctacccgtgtcgtcatctgggttggggcaacttgaacgtcatttctgtgtagtaactaGTCGCGCGGCTAAGTTCTCTACTCAAGGAGTAAACTAGCACGCGACATGCtctagaacaccacctgacaaggcgagtatcgggtgcagcaaagtgcaccatctctgtgatatcgcttgtcgcttGAGATCCCTCCTTACCGCagcgccatgcatgttctggctgaggaaaccttgccttcaacgaatgtccactctgggaatcctatCGCTGATAGGCAAGTTGTCCCCTCAACCCAAACGCCCTTCACGCCCTACGTTGGCACAACAATTGTAGCGTTAGACTTACTCGCCGGATTTCCAGTGGCCTCAACTGAGTCTGTcgggaaatccggcgacgtgcttcCTGCGGCGATGTTAAGCTACTTGGTCGCCAATCGCCCAACGTGTCGATGACAGATAACCCGACGACAACCGACCATGTTCACTGCAGAACGCCAGTTCCATGAACCGGCGACTACGCCCACCTCTGAACCATCCATCTTTCTCTTGCCTACGTGTTCCGCTGAGCACACCCCACCTAGTCtcgtgcaagacacgtcataacacccgatgacctggtcggtacacttTCACTGAaatctttaatgagcacgtgtgcATTGCCATGTGCCCTTCtaacttgatcgttattctgcgcAGAGGGTCCCATATcgccgcaacccaacttagggttattccattgtgtgGGCCCTCCTTCCTTCGAAGTGCTTCTGGcacgtgggttgactttctgggtgccaactcatgcgtcctaatcactagtcactcgccctgggggtgtatctacctttctctcgtaccacgcacgtggttctcccctggtcatggccctctcatgggtcgtatctgtaccagggtctcccagcagtggcctggatacttcacgagtcaagATATCCCCTACTGGtgctagaacttatggccttgaagccacctttctcttctccttgctactgttctggactgtcgaggcccgaagcctccttgcgacgtctttgcttggcgatgcctctcttgggcgatgcctttcttgggcgatgcctttcttgggcgatgcctttcttgggcgatgcctttcTTGGGCGGTGACTCGAgcggtcaatctgttgactt harbors:
- the LOC137816693 gene encoding uncharacterized protein; its protein translation is MHEALVSSQARNEELNRINEELRKALQEREERAVGDRSAPPFPPRSFPMPFSQEIMDSVVPANTMAVKASFTGVEDPEAHLTAFHTQMMLSGGSDAVYCKVFMSTLSGTALDWFVSIPTGHITTFQQFSKIFGAQIVRLPGKDEEMFVHAFKKGVLPGPFSESLIRSHPTTFAEIWRRAVAHIATESEVSEKRGNVAPAKPRAQARVQPQRVMEAAAGKRDQRTRHPYDSKKNKNKGPGRPRETNRPPRYVFVMGLADLIAIPNIAARLKVPEKTTEKVLGPKPDAWCEFHKSFGHCINSCLALGHQLAELVKCGFLKDYLQEKQAGQASGSQPEGSSTRCPFTVRSTP